From Paenibacillus sp. PK3_47, the proteins below share one genomic window:
- a CDS encoding DUF4446 family protein, with translation MSELNEIINEQLAGVIMAFAAVIVVMAIIQITQAVKLRKMRRRYEAMMAGSGVEDLESLLIDLKTQSDMLEEGQREHQALLEAAQGKIRGMKSKVAVKRYNAFGERGNDLSFSLAIVDDNRNGIVLTSLHNRENSYIYSKPVEGGESQYPLSPEEKEVIAQALQQI, from the coding sequence ATGTCAGAATTGAATGAGATTATTAATGAACAATTAGCAGGGGTAATCATGGCCTTTGCTGCTGTTATTGTTGTGATGGCAATCATTCAGATCACCCAAGCGGTAAAGCTTCGTAAGATGCGCCGCAGATATGAAGCCATGATGGCCGGTTCTGGAGTGGAAGATCTCGAGAGCCTGCTGATTGATCTGAAAACCCAAAGCGACATGCTGGAAGAAGGCCAGCGTGAACATCAGGCACTGCTGGAAGCGGCACAGGGCAAAATCCGCGGCATGAAATCGAAGGTAGCCGTGAAGCGTTATAATGCTTTTGGAGAGCGCGGCAATGACCTGAGCTTCTCACTGGCTATTGTTGATGATAACCGTAATGGTATTGTGCTCACCAGCCTGCATAACAGGGAAAACTCTTATATCTACTCCAAACCGGTCGAGGGTGGAGAGTCCCAGTATCCTTTATCACCGGAGGAAAAAGAGGTTATTGCTCAAGCGCTGCAGCAGATTTAG
- a CDS encoding aminotransferase class V-fold PLP-dependent enzyme, whose product MEQLVYLDHAATSWPKPPEVTAAMIDAMQHSGANAGRGNHALAIGTGRVMVRARGQLAELFCASNPQDIAFTHNTTMGLNMAIRGTLQAGDHVISTMTEHNSVRRPLEYLRQSIGIDIDYLQVDSQGQLNLQQLKKSFKPNTKMVICNHSSNLLGSILPIGEIGDIVKSQGAVFLVDAAQSAGSLDIDVGKMNIDLLAFPGHKGLLGPQGTGGIYISPALDLEPLMLGGTGSQSENSAQPAVRPDRYEAGTQNAVGIAGLLAGVRKIKSLGLSTIHEQEWQLTQKLMEGLSGIPGMRILGPDIGAPRSGIVSFIIEGQDSADIAYRLDRDYNIAVRAGMHCTPLAHQAADTLKSGAVRASVGPSTTNEEITKMLDAMVELYGRTRSR is encoded by the coding sequence ATGGAGCAACTGGTGTACCTGGATCACGCGGCTACCTCATGGCCGAAACCGCCTGAAGTTACTGCGGCGATGATAGATGCAATGCAGCATTCCGGTGCAAATGCAGGCCGCGGAAATCACGCATTAGCTATAGGTACGGGAAGAGTGATGGTAAGGGCACGGGGCCAGCTGGCCGAGCTTTTTTGTGCGTCCAATCCCCAGGATATTGCTTTTACCCATAATACGACGATGGGGCTAAATATGGCTATCAGGGGAACACTTCAAGCAGGAGATCATGTGATATCGACTATGACAGAGCATAATTCTGTGCGCAGGCCGCTGGAATATTTGCGCCAGTCCATAGGTATTGATATCGATTATCTGCAGGTGGACAGCCAGGGGCAGCTAAATCTTCAGCAGCTGAAAAAAAGCTTTAAGCCAAATACAAAAATGGTGATTTGTAATCATAGCTCCAATCTTCTCGGCAGTATCCTTCCTATAGGGGAAATCGGAGATATAGTGAAATCACAAGGAGCTGTGTTTCTGGTAGATGCAGCCCAAAGCGCAGGCTCACTGGACATTGATGTAGGGAAGATGAATATCGACCTGCTTGCCTTTCCCGGCCACAAAGGGCTGCTTGGTCCCCAGGGCACAGGGGGTATATATATATCACCGGCACTTGACCTCGAACCGTTAATGCTCGGAGGTACGGGCAGCCAGTCGGAAAATAGTGCACAGCCTGCTGTACGTCCTGACCGCTATGAAGCAGGTACTCAGAATGCTGTGGGAATCGCAGGTTTGCTTGCAGGAGTTAGAAAGATCAAATCTCTTGGGCTGTCTACTATTCATGAGCAGGAATGGCAGCTGACGCAAAAGCTGATGGAGGGACTGTCCGGAATACCCGGAATGAGAATTCTGGGTCCGGATATCGGTGCACCGCGGAGCGGGATCGTGTCTTTCATAATTGAAGGACAGGATTCGGCTGATATCGCGTACCGGCTGGACCGTGATTACAACATCGCTGTTCGAGCCGGTATGCATTGTACACCGCTGGCACACCAGGCTGCAGATACACTGAAGAGCGGAGCTGTCAGAGCGAGCGTAGGCCCCAGCACAACAAACGAAGAAATTACAAAAATGCTGGATGCGATGGTGGAATTATATGGCCGTACCCGCAGCAGATAA
- a CDS encoding ParB/RepB/Spo0J family partition protein encodes MSKRLGKGLDALIPSLSINEDDKVVEIPLGQLRANPYQPRKDFNEEAIQELAESIRQHGVIQPIIVRSVLKGYEIIAGERRFRASQYCGKATIPAVVRSLSDQQVMEIALIENLQRENLNAMEIAVAYQGLMDQFSLTQEELSLKVGKSRSHIANFLRLLTLPEEVKEYVSRGTISMGHARAIVGLKDPETIKHLAEQCVEQEWNVRQLEEIVKNLDRKPINGIKAKVVKQDPYINNVEETLRERFKTTVKIKQGKEKGKIEINYYSPQDLERLLELLGN; translated from the coding sequence ATGAGTAAGCGTTTAGGGAAGGGGCTGGATGCGTTAATTCCATCCTTATCTATCAATGAAGATGATAAGGTTGTGGAGATTCCTTTGGGCCAGTTGCGTGCGAACCCTTACCAACCGCGAAAAGACTTTAATGAAGAGGCAATTCAGGAGCTGGCGGAATCCATCAGACAGCATGGTGTGATTCAGCCGATTATTGTCCGCAGTGTATTGAAGGGATATGAAATCATTGCCGGTGAACGCAGATTTAGGGCTTCCCAGTATTGCGGCAAAGCGACCATCCCGGCGGTAGTCCGCAGTCTAAGCGATCAGCAGGTAATGGAAATTGCCCTTATTGAAAACTTACAGCGTGAAAATTTGAATGCCATGGAGATTGCTGTTGCTTATCAAGGGTTGATGGATCAGTTCTCCCTGACGCAAGAGGAACTGTCACTGAAGGTCGGTAAATCCAGATCGCATATTGCTAACTTTTTACGCTTGTTAACCTTGCCTGAAGAGGTAAAAGAATATGTTTCACGTGGAACAATTTCCATGGGACATGCGCGGGCCATTGTGGGGCTGAAGGATCCAGAGACGATTAAGCATTTGGCTGAACAATGTGTAGAGCAAGAGTGGAACGTTAGACAGCTGGAAGAAATCGTGAAGAACCTGGACCGCAAGCCGATTAATGGAATTAAAGCGAAGGTGGTCAAGCAGGATCCTTACATTAACAATGTTGAGGAGACTTTGCGTGAACGGTTTAAAACCACTGTAAAAATTAAACAGGGTAAAGAAAAAGGGAAAATCGAGATCAATTATTACAGCCCCCAAGACCTGGAAAGACTACTGGAACTGTTAGGCAACTAA
- a CDS encoding AAA family ATPase: protein MSKIIAIANQKGGVGKTTTSVNLGAGMATLGKRVLLVDIDPQGNTTSGVGVNKADVANCVYDILINDAEPKDTILETQIEGLHIIPATIQLAGAEIELVSTISRELKLKKALNTVKSNYDYIIIDCPPSLGILTINSLTAADSVIIPIQCEYYALEGLSQLLNTVRLVQKNLNPHLKIEGVLLTMLDARTNLGIQVIEEVKKYFQEKVYRTIIPRNVRLSEAPSHGQSIITYDSRSKGAEVYLELAKEVISYE, encoded by the coding sequence GTGTCCAAGATTATTGCCATAGCAAATCAAAAAGGCGGGGTTGGTAAAACCACAACTTCAGTCAACCTTGGTGCCGGAATGGCTACTTTGGGGAAACGGGTACTGCTTGTCGATATCGATCCGCAAGGCAACACTACAAGCGGAGTAGGTGTGAACAAAGCGGATGTAGCAAATTGCGTGTATGATATTTTAATTAATGATGCAGAACCTAAAGATACAATTTTGGAAACACAGATCGAAGGACTCCATATTATTCCGGCAACGATTCAATTAGCGGGAGCAGAGATCGAACTGGTCTCCACAATCTCCAGAGAATTGAAATTGAAAAAGGCACTGAATACGGTTAAAAGCAATTATGACTATATCATTATCGATTGCCCTCCGTCGCTCGGCATACTTACTATAAATTCCCTGACTGCTGCTGATTCGGTCATTATTCCTATTCAGTGTGAATACTATGCACTTGAAGGGTTGAGCCAGCTGCTTAATACTGTGAGACTTGTGCAAAAGAACCTTAATCCGCATTTGAAGATTGAAGGGGTTCTCTTAACGATGCTTGATGCCCGGACTAATCTGGGAATACAGGTAATAGAAGAGGTTAAGAAGTATTTTCAAGAAAAGGTATATCGAACCATTATTCCGCGCAATGTGCGGTTAAGTGAAGCACCTTCGCATGGACAATCCATCATTACGTATGACTCCCGCTCTAAAGGAGCAGAGGTATATTTAGAGTTGGCAAAGGAAGTGATCTCTTATGAGTAA
- the noc gene encoding nucleoid occlusion protein yields MKEQFTKLFGFTERSSGEEIKQIPVHEVISSPYQPRTIFDDEKIDELCQTIKTHGVIQPIVVRLRDSQYEIIAGERRWRAVKKLGLDTIPAIVREFNDSQAASIALIENLQREGLTSIEEAIAYQKLIDIHQLTQESLAQRLGKSQSTIANKIRLLQLPEEVKTALMERQITERHARSLLSLDSVEMQLKVLAEIISKGLNVKQTEARIAFYKTVTQHKKSKRVSYTKDVRLALNTIRQSIDMVTGSGMEIKTSENDRGDHYEIVIQIPKR; encoded by the coding sequence ATGAAAGAACAATTCACCAAGCTTTTTGGATTTACCGAGCGGAGCAGCGGAGAAGAAATCAAACAAATCCCGGTTCATGAGGTCATTAGCAGTCCTTATCAGCCACGGACCATATTTGATGATGAGAAGATAGACGAGCTATGCCAGACCATTAAGACACATGGTGTTATTCAGCCGATTGTGGTGCGCCTGCGTGATTCACAGTATGAAATTATTGCTGGTGAACGCCGCTGGCGGGCAGTCAAGAAGCTTGGTCTCGACACTATTCCTGCTATTGTCCGTGAATTCAATGATTCACAGGCCGCATCTATTGCTCTGATCGAAAACTTGCAGCGTGAAGGGTTAACGTCAATTGAAGAAGCCATTGCTTATCAGAAATTGATTGATATTCATCAGTTGACTCAAGAGAGCTTGGCTCAGCGTCTTGGGAAAAGCCAGTCTACCATTGCCAATAAAATTCGTTTGCTGCAGCTGCCTGAAGAGGTTAAAACAGCTCTTATGGAACGCCAGATTACTGAACGGCACGCCCGCTCGCTGCTCTCACTGGATAGTGTGGAAATGCAGTTGAAGGTGTTGGCTGAGATTATATCCAAAGGGTTGAACGTTAAGCAGACTGAAGCCCGAATTGCTTTTTACAAGACCGTTACACAGCATAAGAAGTCCAAACGGGTATCCTATACGAAGGATGTCCGCCTCGCGCTTAATACAATTCGTCAATCCATAGATATGGTTACAGGCTCAGGTATGGAAATCAAAACCTCCGAAAACGACCGCGGTGACCACTACGAGATTGTGATTCAGATTCCTAAAAGATAA